The Macaca nemestrina isolate mMacNem1 chromosome 9, mMacNem.hap1, whole genome shotgun sequence genome includes the window AGTTCTCGTGGTAGAGGATGGGCACCCGCACGATGCGCTGCGCCGCGGCGTGGCTCAGGTTGGCCGCCTCCAGCTCCGCCGCCAGCTGCCGCTTCCACTTGTTGCGGCGGTTCTGGAACCAGATCTTGACCTGCGTCTCGGTAAGGTGCAGAGACGCGGCCAGGCCGGCTCGCTCTGAGCTGCTCAGGTAGCGCTTCATGTCGAAGGTGGACTCGAGCTGGAAGACCTGGCTGCGCGAGAAGACAGTGCGCGTCTTCTTCTTGCGGCACGCCGGCTTCTTCTCCGGACTCTCGGCGCCCTTCTTCCAGTCCTCTGCGCCCGGAGTCGCCGCCACCGCCCCTACGCCCACCCCGGCCGTGCCTGGCGCCGCTTCGCCTTCCTTCTTGCTTTCCTCGGAGTCGCTCTCCTCCAGAATGATCTCGTCCGGGCTCTTGGAGTCCAGCTCCTTGTGGTCGGGGTCGGCCTTGAGCAGTGGCTCCGGAGAGTCGCGGTCGGTGCCCGAGGCGGGGGAGGAGTCTCGCAGGAGGGCCTTCTCCGAGGCTGGGGAGACAGACAGACggacgcacacacatgcacaccgaCACAGCCTTGAGCGAGGCCCGGCGCCTGGGGACGGCAGGCTCAACCCGCGCCGGCCTCCAGGTCCCGGGCCATGAGGCCTCACCATTCCCGCGGGCCACCTCCTTCCCGGCTGGGCCAGAGAAGGGACGCCAGGTCCTGGGATCCCCCTCCTCCCGAGGAAAGGCGAGCAGATGGTGGCAGTGCGGCcacctccttcctttccctcagcTTCCCCGCCAGGGGCCGGCAGAACGGTTCCCTTTCGGCTTAGGCGCATTGGAATCACCCCCTCCTTCCGGGCAGTGTCCCGAGCCCCGGCCGTCCGAAGCCTCCCTATTCACGCCCGAGGCCACTTTTCCCGGGAAGCGCCGTGCCCCGGGCTCCAATTCCACTTCTTTTCTCACCAAGTGGGATTGGATTCACGGGCAGCGCAACCCAGCGCGTGGGCAAGAGATGCAGGCCAGGGGCCGAAAAAACTGACCAAACAGGATTTGCGGGTGCTGGGGTCCCAGAGCTGCGGAGGGAAGCAGCGCGGGGCTGGGACAGGACGGGCGCGCAGGGGGACAACGAAAGTTCAAAGAGTGGTCGGTACCTTCAGGTCTCGAGAGGTGGCCGCCGGCGGGGGTCAGGGTGTAGGGGTACCACCAGGCTGGGGAGCGCTCCAGGTAGTGCGCGGGCAGGGCAAACCTCTGCGCCGGGATCTCAAAGCGGGGGAAAGCCAGGTCGCCCACCTGCGAGAGCGCGAAGCCCGTGGCGCCCTCCAGGGCCCCCTTGGCCGccgcggcggcggcagcggcggcggcggcggcagccgAGGCCGGCGCGAAGAGTGTCCGTGGGGGCGGCTGCGGCTTAGGGGGCGGCCGGTGGTGGTCTCCGTTGAGCAGGTTCTTGATGGAGAACGGGGACTCCTTGGGAGCGGGTggtgggggcggcggcggcgggggctgTGCGCTGGCGGTGCCGGGAGCGTCCGGCCCGGGTTCCGGCATGGTCCCCTCTCCTCCGGGTCCCCGGGAAGGAGGGAGCGGGACAGGCGGGCGGCGGGGCGAGCAGGCAAGAGGCCGGAAATCAGACCATAAACGGAACTCAACTACGGGGCGCAAAGTCGGGGGCCGCCCCCGGCGCAAATCCAACGGCAGGAGGGCGGGGTGAGGACCCAGTCAGGAGGGCTCGCATGGGGGAGGGGTGTGGAGGGGCGGGGAGCGGCCCTGCCGCGGCACGGAGGGATCGTGGCGGCTCGGCTGCGGCTGCGGCTCCCGCGGAGGAGGCAGCAAGAGCAGTCCCCGGCTCGAGGCTGCGTCAATCCGGCGCCGGATGCTAATGATGAAATCAAAATGTCATCCAAGTTAAATGCGGGGAGTATACGGCGATTGGGCGCGTACAATGGCAAATGGGATTAGGCAGGCGAAGGCTCAGCCGAGCCCCGGCCCCGCAGCCGCCTCCGCCACCGCCCCCTCCTCGCCTTCCCTCGGATTTTGGCGCTTTGGCTTCGGGCTATAAGAGCCCGCCTGTTATTGGCTTTATATAGTCCAATTAGGCAGCAAATGAGGACAAGCCTATTAGCACAAAAGGATATTGGCTCCCGCTAAAGAGGCACTCGGAGCGCTCCTGCGAGCGCAGGAGGCGAGCGAGGGACGCGGAGCAGGCGGCGCCCCTGGCCGAAGCGCACTGACAGCCGCGAGCCCGGAGACCGCGCCTGCCGCTCCCCCCTGCGGCGCAGGGACCCGCTTCCCGCCGCCAGGCCtgcgggaggggggaggggcgGACCAGGCCCTCTCGGGTCACCTCCGGGTTATCTGTGCTCGCAGCTGCCGCTCCCCCGCCCCCTGGGGCTGGACAGGGGCCCGCCGCCCCCACGCGGCTGGAGAGCCACGCAGCGCCGGCCCAAGAGGCAGGACGTGACCTCGGCCCGCGGAGAACTCATCACTTTCCAACCCTTTGAGGTCCAGCGACCTCAGTATTTTTCCTAAAGCCTGCTAGGAAGGGCG containing:
- the LOC105470000 gene encoding homeobox protein HMX3, which encodes MPEPGPDAPGTASAQPPPPPPPPPAPKESPFSIKNLLNGDHHRPPPKPQPPPRTLFAPASAAAAAAAAAAAAAKGALEGATGFALSQVGDLAFPRFEIPAQRFALPAHYLERSPAWWYPYTLTPAGGHLSRPEASEKALLRDSSPASGTDRDSPEPLLKADPDHKELDSKSPDEIILEESDSEESKKEGEAAPGTAGVGVGAVAATPGAEDWKKGAESPEKKPACRKKKTRTVFSRSQVFQLESTFDMKRYLSSSERAGLAASLHLTETQVKIWFQNRRNKWKRQLAAELEAANLSHAAAQRIVRVPILYHENSAAEGAAAAAAGAPVPVSQPLLTFPHPVYYSHPVVSSVPLLRPV